A single region of the Rhizobium sp. ARZ01 genome encodes:
- a CDS encoding FAD-binding oxidoreductase, whose translation MSWQSPISPGVSWYETTVGERPEYAPMSGSCETDIAIVGGGFTGLQAAYTLARKGVRVVLIEAHRFGDGASGRNGGQLGTGQRAWPEELEEDLGYERSKGLFDLAEHAKQYIHEFSASENLDIEYVPGQMNVSHKAGLEKYYRANPEIAAKRYGYAHSTFMDKAETQERLGSTRYIFGVRDTGTGHIHPMKLLVGIAKAAKAAGAVLHEKTPAIKVDRVGGKAVITTAKGTITADKALIACNAYIGNLEPKTAAHVMPIRSFIGATPVLDKFPKIIPGGESVADSRFVVRYFRKSRDGRLLFGGREAYTADNPRDITQHIRRQIAEIYPELSNIEIPHAWGGSVGITMSRQPYAREVMPGITSIGGYSGHGVMLSNYCGKLYADAATGSSAELDMLKEFKIPAFPGGPRFRSPLLFLAMTWYALRDKL comes from the coding sequence ATGTCATGGCAAAGCCCAATTTCTCCTGGTGTCTCCTGGTATGAAACAACAGTCGGAGAACGCCCCGAATATGCACCGATGTCTGGCTCCTGCGAGACCGACATCGCCATCGTCGGCGGCGGCTTCACCGGCCTTCAGGCGGCCTATACGCTCGCGCGTAAGGGTGTCCGTGTCGTTCTGATCGAGGCGCACCGCTTCGGAGACGGCGCATCGGGCCGCAATGGCGGCCAACTCGGCACCGGTCAGCGCGCCTGGCCCGAAGAACTGGAAGAAGACCTCGGGTACGAACGCTCCAAAGGCCTGTTTGACCTCGCCGAACATGCCAAGCAATACATCCATGAATTTTCCGCCTCCGAGAATCTCGATATCGAGTACGTGCCGGGGCAGATGAATGTCTCTCACAAGGCTGGCCTGGAAAAGTACTACCGGGCCAATCCGGAGATCGCTGCGAAGCGGTATGGCTACGCGCACTCCACTTTCATGGACAAGGCGGAAACGCAGGAACGGCTGGGTTCAACTCGCTACATCTTCGGCGTGCGGGACACCGGCACCGGTCATATCCACCCGATGAAGCTGCTCGTGGGCATCGCGAAGGCGGCCAAGGCTGCGGGCGCCGTCCTGCACGAGAAGACTCCTGCGATCAAAGTGGATCGCGTCGGCGGCAAGGCGGTTATCACCACGGCAAAAGGCACGATCACGGCAGATAAGGCGTTGATCGCCTGCAACGCCTACATCGGCAATCTCGAGCCGAAGACGGCGGCGCACGTCATGCCGATCCGTTCTTTCATCGGCGCGACGCCGGTTCTGGACAAGTTCCCCAAGATCATTCCTGGCGGCGAATCGGTGGCCGACTCCCGCTTCGTGGTGCGCTATTTCCGCAAAAGCCGCGACGGCCGCCTGCTCTTTGGAGGCCGCGAAGCCTACACGGCTGATAATCCGCGCGACATCACACAGCATATCCGCCGCCAGATTGCGGAGATCTATCCGGAGCTTTCGAACATCGAGATCCCGCACGCATGGGGAGGCTCCGTCGGCATCACCATGTCGCGCCAGCCATATGCTCGGGAAGTCATGCCCGGTATCACCTCGATCGGGGGCTATTCAGGCCATGGCGTAATGCTGTCGAACTATTGCGGCAAGCTCTATGCGGATGCGGCAACAGGCAGCAGTGCGGAGCTCGACATGCTGAAGGAATTCAAGATCCCGGCCTTTCCCGGTGGTCCGCGATTCCGCTCGCCGCTGCTTTTCCTGGCGATGACCTGGTACGCGTTGCGCGACAAACTATAG
- the zwf gene encoding glucose-6-phosphate dehydrogenase: MSSQFIPVEPFDYVVFGGTGDLAERKLLPALYHRQIAGQFTDPTRIIGASRAAMTDKAYREFAATALREHLKPGEFDDEQVKAFTERLFYISVDAKSEQGWDKLKEILDEGKERVRAFYLAVAPAIFGEIAEKIRDHKLITKQTRIVVEKPIGRDLASATELNDTIGKVFREDQIFRIDHYLGKETVQNLMALRFANALYEPLWNSAHIDHVQITVAESVGLESRAGYYDKAGALRDMVQNHILQLLCLVAMEVPSSMDAEAVRDEKLKVLRALKPIDEYNVERLTVRGQYRAGASSGGPVKGYLEELESGVSNTETFVAIKAEIGNWRWSGIPFYIRTGKRMANRVSEIVITFKPIPHSIFEPAAGRIEANQLIIRLQPDEGVKQWLMIKDPGPGGMRLRSVPLDMTFARAFDSRNADAYERLLLDVVRSNQTLFMRRDEVEAAWHWVDPILKAWEATGQKVQGYTSGTWGPSQAIALIERDGRTWHES; the protein is encoded by the coding sequence ATGAGCAGCCAATTCATTCCGGTCGAGCCGTTCGACTATGTCGTCTTCGGCGGTACCGGCGACCTGGCAGAACGCAAGCTTCTGCCAGCCCTCTACCATCGCCAGATTGCAGGGCAGTTCACCGACCCTACGCGCATTATCGGCGCGTCACGGGCAGCCATGACCGATAAGGCCTATCGCGAATTTGCAGCCACGGCGCTGCGCGAACACCTGAAGCCAGGCGAATTCGATGACGAACAGGTCAAAGCCTTTACCGAGCGCCTCTTCTACATCTCCGTTGACGCGAAGTCGGAACAGGGTTGGGACAAGCTCAAGGAGATTCTCGATGAGGGCAAGGAGCGTGTGCGCGCCTTCTATCTTGCCGTTGCGCCGGCAATCTTCGGCGAGATCGCCGAAAAGATCCGCGATCACAAGCTGATCACCAAACAGACGCGCATCGTGGTGGAAAAGCCCATCGGCCGCGACCTCGCCTCGGCGACGGAGCTGAACGACACCATCGGTAAGGTTTTTCGCGAGGACCAGATCTTCCGTATCGATCACTATCTCGGCAAGGAGACGGTGCAGAACCTCATGGCGCTGCGCTTCGCCAATGCGCTCTACGAACCGCTCTGGAACTCCGCCCATATTGATCACGTGCAGATCACGGTGGCCGAATCCGTCGGCCTCGAAAGCCGAGCTGGCTATTACGACAAGGCCGGTGCGCTGCGCGACATGGTGCAGAACCATATTCTGCAATTGCTCTGCCTCGTCGCCATGGAGGTGCCTTCCTCGATGGACGCCGAAGCCGTGCGCGACGAAAAGCTGAAGGTGCTTCGGGCGCTGAAACCGATCGACGAATACAATGTGGAGCGGCTTACCGTGCGAGGCCAGTACCGTGCTGGCGCCTCCTCCGGCGGCCCGGTCAAAGGCTATCTCGAAGAACTCGAGAGCGGTGTCTCCAACACGGAGACCTTCGTTGCGATCAAAGCCGAGATCGGCAACTGGCGCTGGTCGGGCATCCCCTTCTACATCCGCACCGGCAAGCGCATGGCAAACCGCGTTTCCGAGATCGTCATCACCTTCAAGCCGATCCCGCATTCGATCTTCGAGCCGGCCGCAGGCCGTATCGAAGCCAATCAGCTCATCATCCGCCTTCAGCCCGACGAGGGCGTCAAGCAATGGCTGATGATCAAGGATCCAGGACCGGGCGGCATGCGGCTGCGCAGCGTGCCCCTCGACATGACTTTTGCCCGCGCCTTCGACTCCCGCAATGCGGACGCCTATGAACGGCTGCTGCTCGACGTTGTTCGCTCCAACCAGACACTTTTCATGCGCCGCGACGAGGTTGAAGCCGCATGGCATTGGGTGGATCCGATCCTCAAGGCCTGGGAGGCGACCGGGCAGAAGGTTCAGGGGTATACCTCCGGCACCTGGGGGCCGAGCCAGGCGATCGCCTTGATAGAGCGCGACGGCCGCACGTGGCACGAGAGCTGA
- the pgl gene encoding 6-phosphogluconolactonase, which yields MVTKFHEFSDGATLAEGLADTVASALRAAIEARGSATIAVSGGSTPKQFFKALSSRDIDWAKVTVTLVDERFVPADSPRSNHLLVAENLLHTAPARFLPLYRKAASAEEAAQLASADVASLPAPLDVVILGMGNDGHTASFFPGGDHLAEALSPEMPRGVITMEAKGAGETRLTLTFSSLQDARLLVLHIEGQSKKDTLEKALAAGPESDMPVRAMFRRAATPVDIFWAP from the coding sequence ATGGTCACGAAGTTTCACGAATTTTCCGATGGGGCAACACTCGCCGAGGGGCTGGCGGATACCGTCGCCTCGGCTCTAAGAGCGGCAATTGAGGCTCGCGGATCGGCGACGATTGCCGTCTCGGGCGGTTCGACGCCGAAGCAATTTTTCAAGGCGCTTTCGTCAAGGGACATCGATTGGGCGAAGGTGACCGTCACGCTGGTGGACGAGCGTTTCGTGCCGGCGGATAGCCCGCGTTCGAACCACCTTCTGGTGGCCGAGAACCTGCTGCATACCGCCCCCGCACGTTTCCTGCCCCTCTATCGCAAGGCGGCAAGTGCAGAGGAAGCTGCCCAACTGGCTAGTGCGGACGTGGCAAGCCTTCCGGCGCCGCTGGACGTGGTGATCCTTGGCATGGGCAATGATGGCCACACGGCCTCGTTTTTCCCTGGTGGAGACCATCTGGCGGAGGCGCTGTCCCCCGAAATGCCCCGCGGCGTGATCACCATGGAAGCCAAAGGTGCCGGCGAGACCCGCCTGACATTGACGTTCTCCAGTCTTCAGGACGCCCGGCTCCTGGTGCTGCACATCGAAGGACAGTCCAAGAAGGACACACTGGAGAAAGCGCTTGCCGCTGGCCCTGAGAGCGACATGCCGGTGCGCGCGATGTTCCGGCGCGCTGCGACACCCGTCGACATTTTTTGGGCACCGTAG
- the edd gene encoding phosphogluconate dehydratase, with product MSADSRIEAITARIVERSKSHREPYLDRVRAAVSKGVHRSVLGCGNLAHGFAVCSPPEKAALAGDRVPNLGIITSYNDMLSAHQPFETYPALIRQAAHEAGGVAQVAGGVPAMCDGVTQGQPGMELSLFSRDLIAMAAGIGLSHNMFDAVVYLGVCDKIVPGLTIAALTFGHLPAVFIPAGPMTSGLPNDEKARVRQLFAEGKVGRDELLEAESKSYHGPGTCTFYGTANSNQMLMEIMGFHMPGASFINPGTPLRDALTREAAKRALAITAQGNEFTPAGEMIDERSIVNGVVGLHATGGSTNHTMHLIAMARAAGIILTWQDISDLSDIVPLLARVYPNGLADVNHFHAAGGMGFLIKELLKAGYLHDDVRTVYGRGLHAYTIEPRLSDGGTVRREPAPIVSHDPKVLANVEHPFQHTGGLKMLSGNVGNAVIKISAVKPDRHVIEAPAKIFHDQAELNAAFKAGQLDGDFVAVVRFQGPKANGMPELHKLTTVLGILQDRGQKVALLTDGRMSGASGKVPAAIHVTPEAADGGPIARIREGDTIRLDAVQGTLEVLTGAEEFSARAPVSVDLSGNAFGMGRELFAAFRSIAGPADHGASVLFS from the coding sequence ATGTCCGCCGATTCCCGCATTGAAGCCATCACCGCCCGCATCGTCGAGCGCTCGAAGTCCCACCGCGAACCCTATCTCGACCGGGTGCGCGCGGCCGTTTCCAAGGGTGTCCATCGGTCCGTACTCGGCTGCGGCAACCTCGCGCACGGCTTTGCCGTCTGTTCGCCCCCGGAAAAGGCGGCGCTTGCGGGAGACCGCGTGCCCAACCTCGGCATCATCACTTCCTACAACGACATGCTGTCTGCGCATCAGCCGTTCGAAACCTATCCGGCCCTGATCCGGCAGGCAGCGCACGAAGCCGGCGGCGTGGCGCAGGTCGCAGGCGGGGTGCCGGCGATGTGCGACGGCGTCACCCAGGGGCAGCCCGGCATGGAACTGTCGCTGTTTTCGCGCGATCTGATCGCCATGGCGGCCGGCATCGGCCTGTCGCACAACATGTTCGATGCCGTCGTCTATCTCGGCGTATGCGACAAGATCGTTCCCGGCCTGACGATTGCAGCGCTCACCTTTGGCCACCTGCCCGCAGTGTTCATTCCCGCCGGGCCGATGACCTCCGGACTGCCGAACGACGAGAAGGCACGCGTTCGCCAGCTCTTCGCCGAAGGAAAGGTTGGCCGCGACGAACTCTTGGAGGCAGAATCAAAGTCCTATCACGGTCCCGGCACCTGCACCTTCTACGGCACCGCCAACTCCAACCAGATGCTGATGGAGATCATGGGGTTCCACATGCCCGGCGCCTCCTTCATCAACCCGGGCACGCCGCTGCGCGATGCGCTGACGAGAGAGGCGGCGAAGCGCGCACTCGCCATCACCGCGCAGGGCAACGAGTTCACGCCGGCTGGCGAGATGATCGACGAGCGTTCGATCGTCAACGGCGTGGTCGGTCTACACGCCACCGGCGGCTCGACCAACCACACGATGCACCTGATCGCCATGGCGCGCGCGGCCGGCATCATCCTGACCTGGCAGGATATTTCCGACCTTTCCGATATCGTTCCGCTGCTCGCCCGCGTCTATCCGAACGGCTTGGCCGACGTGAACCATTTCCATGCCGCCGGCGGCATGGGCTTTTTGATCAAGGAACTCTTGAAGGCCGGCTACCTGCACGACGACGTTCGCACCGTTTACGGCAGGGGGCTGCACGCCTACACGATCGAGCCCCGCCTTTCGGACGGTGGCACTGTGCGGCGCGAGCCGGCGCCGATCGTCAGCCACGATCCCAAGGTGCTCGCCAACGTCGAGCATCCGTTCCAGCACACCGGGGGGCTGAAGATGCTGTCTGGCAATGTCGGCAACGCCGTGATCAAGATCTCCGCGGTCAAGCCGGATCGTCACGTGATCGAGGCGCCGGCAAAGATCTTCCATGACCAGGCCGAATTGAACGCCGCATTCAAGGCGGGCCAGCTCGACGGCGATTTCGTTGCGGTCGTCCGTTTCCAGGGCCCGAAGGCGAACGGCATGCCGGAACTGCACAAGCTGACCACCGTGCTCGGTATCCTACAAGATCGCGGCCAGAAGGTCGCACTTCTGACGGACGGGCGCATGTCGGGCGCCTCTGGCAAGGTGCCGGCGGCGATCCACGTGACGCCCGAAGCCGCAGATGGAGGCCCGATCGCCCGCATCCGCGAGGGCGACACGATCCGGCTCGATGCGGTGCAAGGAACCCTCGAGGTCCTCACCGGCGCGGAGGAGTTCTCCGCGCGCGCGCCCGTCTCCGTCGATCTCTCCGGCAACGCGTTCGGCATGGGCC